Proteins from a genomic interval of Ramlibacter algicola:
- a CDS encoding sugar kinase: MQPVYDVTALGEGMVEFNQTRPGERAWLQGFGGDTSNAVIAAARAGARAAYLSRVGGDEFGALLLDLWRAEGVDTSAIEKDANAPTGLYFVTHSCGGHSFSYRRSGSAASRMTTAWIERPEVQQVLRSTKFLHVSGISLAISPDARECTLVAMRHARDGGARVSLDANLRTKLWPLEHAREAIDHALRRCDVYLPSLEDATALHGTSDPAAIADCAHRAGVCTVVVKLGADGCVVSEGGRLHHVHGHRVHALDATGAGDCFSGNLLARLAAGDDTLVAARYANAAAALAVQGWGAVDPLPRPDAVRGLA, encoded by the coding sequence ATGCAACCTGTGTACGACGTCACCGCCCTCGGCGAAGGCATGGTCGAGTTCAACCAGACCCGGCCGGGGGAGCGTGCGTGGCTCCAGGGGTTTGGCGGCGACACCAGCAATGCGGTGATCGCGGCGGCGCGGGCCGGGGCGCGGGCGGCGTACCTGTCGCGTGTCGGGGGCGACGAGTTCGGCGCGCTGCTGCTGGACCTCTGGCGTGCCGAAGGCGTCGACACCTCGGCGATCGAGAAGGACGCGAACGCGCCGACCGGCCTGTACTTCGTGACGCACAGCTGCGGCGGCCACTCGTTCAGCTACCGGCGCAGCGGCTCCGCAGCCTCGCGCATGACCACCGCCTGGATCGAGCGGCCCGAGGTGCAGCAGGTGCTGCGCTCGACGAAATTCCTGCACGTGTCCGGCATCTCGCTGGCGATCTCGCCCGATGCACGCGAGTGCACGCTGGTCGCGATGCGCCATGCGCGCGACGGCGGCGCCCGCGTCAGCCTCGATGCGAACCTGCGCACCAAGCTTTGGCCCCTCGAGCACGCCCGCGAGGCGATCGACCATGCGCTGCGGCGTTGCGACGTCTACCTGCCCAGCCTGGAGGACGCGACGGCGCTGCATGGCACCAGCGATCCTGCGGCCATCGCGGACTGCGCCCACCGCGCCGGCGTGTGCACGGTCGTCGTCAAGCTCGGCGCCGACGGCTGCGTCGTCAGCGAAGGCGGGCGGCTGCACCACGTGCATGGCCACCGCGTGCATGCGCTCGACGCCACCGGCGCCGGCGACTGCTTCTCGGGCAACCTGCTCGCGCGCCTGGCGGCCGGCGACGACACGCTGGTTGCCGCGCGCTACGCCAATGCCGCCGCCGCGCTCGCGGTGCAGGGCTGGGGCGCCGTCGACCCGCTGCCGCGGCCGGACGCCGTGCGGGGCCTCGCGTGA
- a CDS encoding 2-dehydro-3-deoxygalactonokinase, with the protein MSRWVALDWGTSSLRAALLDADGTVLDHHEAPQGILHVSAGGYPKVFASTVERWSLPRGTLCLASGMVGSRQGWREAPYAPCPAGPSDLAARLAWIDDAPGGLRVGIVPGVSTDTGGLPDVLRGEEVQVLGALALLGREDGTFVLPGTHSKWVDVRGGRLAAFSTFMTGEVYGLLRRHSILARTMPEDDGPLDEAAFLQGVQHARRAQGLLHGAFSARTLALFDWLAADAAPSYLSGLVIGEELRACDLANTGLDPVVVGNPALTRRYQLGLSAYGLHAVVPPGEPAWSGLHHIARALESTQ; encoded by the coding sequence GTGAGCCGCTGGGTCGCGCTGGACTGGGGCACGTCGTCATTGCGCGCCGCGCTGCTCGACGCCGACGGGACGGTCCTCGACCACCACGAGGCGCCGCAGGGCATCCTGCACGTCTCCGCCGGCGGCTACCCGAAGGTGTTCGCGTCGACGGTCGAACGCTGGTCCTTGCCGCGCGGCACGCTGTGCCTGGCCAGCGGCATGGTGGGCAGCCGCCAAGGCTGGCGCGAGGCGCCCTACGCTCCCTGCCCCGCCGGCCCGTCCGACCTCGCAGCGCGCCTTGCATGGATCGACGATGCGCCGGGCGGCCTGCGCGTGGGCATCGTGCCCGGTGTGTCGACCGACACCGGCGGCCTGCCCGACGTGCTGCGCGGCGAGGAAGTGCAGGTCCTGGGCGCGCTGGCGCTGCTCGGCCGGGAGGACGGCACCTTCGTGCTGCCCGGCACGCACAGCAAGTGGGTCGATGTGCGCGGCGGCCGCCTCGCCGCCTTCTCCACCTTCATGACCGGCGAGGTCTATGGGCTGCTGCGGCGGCATTCGATCCTCGCGCGCACCATGCCCGAGGACGACGGGCCGCTGGACGAAGCGGCCTTCCTGCAGGGCGTGCAGCACGCGCGTCGCGCGCAGGGCCTGCTGCACGGCGCGTTCAGCGCGCGCACGCTGGCGCTGTTCGACTGGCTGGCGGCCGATGCGGCGCCTTCGTACCTGTCGGGCCTGGTGATCGGCGAGGAACTGCGCGCTTGCGACCTCGCCAACACCGGCCTCGATCCCGTCGTGGTCGGCAACCCCGCCCTCACGCGGCGCTACCAGCTCGGGCTGTCCGCGTACGGCCTGCACGCGGTGGTTCCGCCCGGGGAGCCGGCCTGGAGCGGCCTGCACCACATCGCGCGTGCCCTGGAGTCCACCCAATGA